Genomic DNA from Lactuca sativa cultivar Salinas chromosome 8, Lsat_Salinas_v11, whole genome shotgun sequence:
aataagtcattttaaataaattattaattaagagatatatcaaaattttaaagttattataacttaatttaacatataattaaaaaatataaatttgaattttgaaattagttgcctaatatatctacatgacaCATACATAATATTAATAAGGAGTTATATTAGAATGACACTTAGCAAAAGGatattaaaactattcatttttagaaaaaaaaaatcaacctaAACACATTTATTTAAAGATGATAACTTCCAAATTCATCAAAATTTTGAGTCTTTACACCATGTTACCCTCTTCTTGTTTCTTAACGAGAAAAATCCAAAACAACAtctatatttattttaatagtaAACAAACAAACCATCATAATAGCTCAAATACGTTCTCAAACATAAGGATGGCAAGATAAGTGTGTTAATTCACATCTAAAATCGGAATCACAAATCATCTAagagatagaaaaaaaaaaggaaaaaaaaacagcTTGATAGAGAAACAACTTAACAAAAACACAACTTGATAGAGAAACATATGAATACAAGAAAATCtgttctaatcaagaaaaaaaaaatcaaagagaaGTTATGAATGCTCATAATCAAGCAAAGAAAAAATTGAATGGATTTAAATGTAGTTGGTGTAATATAGACATTGAAGATCATCATCTACAACAGATATAACATAATGATCAAAACATAATTTACAGTAATTAATTACATAGAAATTACCTCGAATATCTTCAAGAACGAGATTTAATTCTTTTCATGATGATCATTGTCATTTTAGATCCCATCAATGTGACATTTTTCGCTTGAGAAAACTTTGAATTCCTGAAGAGTTTCAGAGCTTCATTCATCTCACCATTTCCACACTCCTCCATACAAACCACAATTACGCCTCCAACCACAACAGTTCTCTCAAGCTCCCTAACGTACCTAGATGGAAATAATGCCAGATCCAAATGCGCACTGAACCCTAAATTGAAAACCCCATCAAAAAAAGGCAAATTATGTGGATCTGCTCTACTCACTAGAGGCGGAGAATCAACCACTTCAACGCCGGTGATTTCGTGTAATCCGATCTCCTTTAGCGACATGACGGCCTGACCGCCACCGGCGGAGACGATTAGAGCGTGTGTGTGGTTGGAGATGTGTTTTAGGGTTCGGAGATCATTGAAGATTGCAGAGAACGAATCGACGGATTTCCGCCAGGTGTGGGTGGACCATAGACGGTGGTTTTTCTTTTCGATGGTGGTGATTGGGCGGTGAGCGGCGTCACAGGAGGATCGGGGATGAGGTTTGTGGTTAGGGTTGATGCAGGTTTCTGGTGGGGTTTGGAAGAGGAAGACGAGGAGTAGAGTGAATGTGGCTATGGTGATTGCTAAGTATGAGATTTTGTTTAGGAAGGTTTGAATGTGTTTCTCCATTGTTAGGGTTTCTTATCCTTAGATAGAGATGGAGTGAAGGAGAAGAACAAGAAGATCGTGACCTCCATTGTTGATTCACAAGAAATCATCCGATTCGTTAAATGCTTCGAATCATAAGAGTTGTCGAATTTCACAATTTTCACTGATCTGCCCTCAAACTCTTAAGTTTTGTTAGATAAGCAACATATGTTTTGTTTATTTACATTTCAACcgcatttaattaattttaaggcTTTGTATGATTGTATCTTTGTGGTTATAAGTGTTTGTTTTATATATGCCTTTGTTAGCTtaagttatttatatatttactaaTTAACGATACTAATGGGTTACAAACGAAATCAACTTTTTAATGTTAGTTGATATTTTATTCCGATGGTTATCTCGTCCAatcaatattataaaatatattaaaatttgttATCCGTAATATGTATGtaccaaaaaaaaataatataatatcaaCTTACATTATATATCTAACATCTATATTTTGTCATTTCCCGTAGACAAAATCTCCATAGTTTCTGTCTAAAATTATAAAATACTAGACGAATGTCcgtgcgttgcgcagaaacatctACATAGCGGAAGTCTATATAaacatatgttttttaaatatagcactaacgttgttgttaaatttgatataataatttgtatactaaattgatataatatattgattattttgaattatattataatatatacatctattataactacaTAAATGCAATCATTTGAATGACTTATACATGCGAGTTATACATcaatagaattaaatataatatatggtttaatgttatttataagtattgttattgttaattaattttttaaaatttatttgcttaatgttttaatttttatcattataattatttaaaacaatgtttgatgttttttgattttaaaggtaacaatataatcatttatataaagttatttttaactatttttattgtaaattattttaaattactTATTcgaaaacttttaaaaattataaaaatatatttaggaaatattttagttaaattgaaattacaatttagtttttgtatttatcattacaatttatcaattttaact
This window encodes:
- the LOC111903280 gene encoding uncharacterized protein LOC111903280, which produces MEKHIQTFLNKISYLAITIATFTLLLVFLFQTPPETCINPNHKPHPRSSCDAAHRPITTIEKKNHRLWSTHTWRKSVDSFSAIFNDLRTLKHISNHTHALIVSAGGGQAVMSLKEIGLHEITGVEVVDSPPLVSRADPHNLPFFDGVFNLGFSAHLDLALFPSRYVRELERTVVVGGVIVVCMEECGNGEMNEALKLFRNSKFSQAKNVTLMGSKMTMIIMKRIKSRS